In the genome of Streptomyces sp. NBC_00259, the window CGGCCGTACTGCGCTTCTCCCGGGTGGCGTTCTGGTCCGTCGTGGTCCTCGCCGCCACCGGGCTGTACCAGTCCTGGCGGCAGGTCGGCTCCTGGTCGGCGCTCACCGGCACGTCGTACGGGCGGCTGCTGCTGCTCAAGATCGGGCTGGTCGGCGTCCTGGTCGGCGTCGCATGGATCTCGCGGCGGTGGACGGCACGGCTGTCGGAGACGGGCACGGACGCCCATGCCGACACCGAAGCGGAAGCGGAAGCGATCGCGGACACGGAAGCCGTCGGCGACGCGGGTGCCGGCGCCGCGACGACCGATGCCCCACAGGCGTCCGACGATCCCGTACGCGCCGCCCAACTGGCCCGCCAGCAGGCCGCGGTGGCGACGGCGAAGCGCAAGCGGATCAAGGACGCCGACCCGGAGCGTGCCGGACTGCGCCGCTCCGTACTGACCGAGGCCGGTGTCGCCGTCGTGCTCCTCGCCGTGACGACCGTCCTGACGTCGACCGAGCCCGGCCGTACGGAGGAACAGGCCGCCCGGGCGGGCGGCTCTCAGGCCTCCACCGCCGTACCGGACCGGCCCGTCGACATCACCCTGCCCTTCGACACCGGCGGCACGGACGGCAAGGGCACCGCCCGGCTGACCCTCTCCCCGGGCCGGTCGGGCGCCAACGAGCTGCATCTCTGGGTCAACCGCCCCAACGGCCGTCCCCTGGACGCGCCCGAGGTCAAGGTCGCCTTCACCCTGACCGCCGAGAAGATCGGCCCGCTGCCGGTCGTACCCGACCGCGTCGCGACCGGCCACTGGAGTGCGAGCAACCTCCAGATCCCGCTGCCGGGCGAGTGGCGGGTCCAGATCACCGTGCGGACGTCCGACATCGACCAGGCGACCGTCGAGAAGAACGTGAAGGTCGGCTGACGTGACGAGCGGAAGCAGCGTGACCAGCGAGAACAACCTGAGCAGCACGAGCAGTGGAAACAGTGCGAGCAGTAGGAACGGCATGAGCGACATCGAGATCTCGCGACGCAGGCTCCTCGGCACCGTGGGCGCCGCAGGCGCGACCGGCATCGCCCTGGGCGCCGTCAGCGGTGCCGCCGGATACGTGGCAGCCGCCGGCGACCCGGCGACCGCCCTGGCGACGGTCGGTTCCGCCAGCGAGGCCTTCCACGGCGAGCACCAGGCGGGCATCACCACCCCCCTGCAGTCCCGCGGCCATCTGATCGCCTTCGACCTGGCGCCGGGTGCGGGCCGCAAGGAAGCGGTCGCCCTGATGCGCCGGTGGTCGGCGACCGCGGCCCGGCTGATGGCGGGCGAACCGGCCGGCGACGGCGACACGGGTGTCGCGCTCGACGCCGGCCCCTCCTCGCTCACTCTCACCTTCGGCTTCGGCCGGACCTTCTTCGACCGCACCAAGCTGACCGCGCGGCGCCCCGTCGCACTCGATCCGCTGCCCGCGTTCTCCAGCGACCAGCTCGATCCGCGCCGCTCCGACGGCGATCTGTGGGTGCAGATCGGCGCCGACGACGCGCTCGTCGCCTTCCACGCGCTGCGCGCCGTGCAGAAGGACGCGGGCGAGGCGGCGCGGGTGCGCTGGCAGATGAACGGCTTCAACCGGTCGCCCGGCGCGACCGCGGAGCCGATGACCGCACGCAATCTGATGGGCCAGGTCGACGGCACCCGCAATCCGAAGCCGTCCGAGGCGGACTTCGACCGCCGGATCTTCGTCCCGTCCGCCGGCGCCGAGGGTCCGTACGCATGGATGGCGGGCGGCTCGTACGCCGTCGTACGCCGTATCCGCATGCTGCTCGACGACTGGGAGAAGCTGCCCCTGAAGGAACAGGAGCAGGTGATCGGACGCCGCAAGTCGGACGGCGCGCCCCTGACCGGCGGCAGCGAGACGACCGAGCTCGATCTCGACAGGACCGGCCCCGACGGCACCCTGGTCATCCCGGCCAACGCCCACGCCCGGATCTCCGCACCGGAGCAGAACGCCGGCGCGGCCATGCTGCGCAGGCCGTACTCGTACCACGACGGCATCGCGGCGGACGGCACACCCGACGCCGGGCTGCTCTTCGTCTGCTGGCAGGCGGACCCGCTCAGGGGCTTCGTGCCCGTCCAGCGCAAGCTCGACCGTGGTGACGCGCTGTCCCCGTTCATCCGCCACGAGGCGAGCGGTCTCTTCGCCGTGCCCGGTGGGCCCGGCAGCGGCGAGTACGTCGGCCAGCGGCTGCTGGAATCGTGACGCGAGCGGCCCAAGGGTGGAGCGCACTAGGGTGACGAGTATGTCCGCCACGCGCTACACCTATCTCGGCCCCGAGGGCACCTTCACGGAGGCCGCCCTGCGCACCCTCCCGGAAGCCGCGACCCGGGAACTCGTCCCGATGGTGTCCGTACCGGCCGCCCTCGACGCCGTGCGCAACGGTGAGGCCGCGGCCGCGCTCGTGCCGATCGAGAACTCGGTGGAGGGCGGCGTCACCGCGACCCTCGACGAACTGGCCTCGGGCGAACCGCTGATGATCTACCGCGAGGTGCTGCTGCCGATCACCTTCGCCCTGCTCGTACGGCCGGGTACGAAGCTGTCGGACGTGAAGACGGTGACCGGTCACCCCGTCGCCCAGCCTCAGGTGCGCAACTGGCTGCGCGCCCATCTGCCCGACGCGCTGTGGGAGTCGGCGGCGTCGAACGCGGACGGTGCCCGGCTGGTCCAGGAGGGCCGGTTCGACGCGGCCTTCGCGGGTGAGTTCGCGGCGGCGACGTACGGGCTCGAGGCGCTGGTCACCGAGATCCACGACGCGCAGAACGCGGAGACGCGCTTCGTGCTGGTGGGCCGTCCGGCCCGGCCCGCGGCCCCGACCGGCGCGGACAAGACGTCGGTGGTCATCTGGCAGCGCGACGACCACCCGGGCGCGCTGCTGGAGCTGCTCCAGGAGTTCGCGGTGCGCGGGGTCAACCTGATGCTGCTCCAGTCACGCCCCACGGGCGCGGGCATCGGGAACTACTGCTTCGCGATCGACGCCGAGGGCCATGTCTCGGACCGCCGGGTCGGCGAGGCGCTGATGGGGCTGAAGCGCATCTGTCCCCAGGTGCGGTTCCTGGGGTCGTATCCGCAGGCGGGGGTGTCCGCTTCCGGGAGCACGGGGCGCACGCCGCGGCCCGGGACGTCGGACGCGGAGTTCGTGGCCGCGGCCGACTGGCTGGCGCGCTGCCAGGACGGCCGCGCGTAACCCTGCGTTTGCTTCGTCCGGCGCTGTCCGGATCTTCTTCCTACTTTTCGTTACCCACAGAGTTATCCACAGGGCTGCTTCTCTATCTGGGGACAAGTCGACAACGTAACCAGGCACAGTCGACAAATCGCCCCAGTCGCCTCACATCCGTCCACAGCACGGCCGGTCAGCCCCTGTCAGCCCAATTCCTTTGATCAACTCTTTGGAGCGAGGAAGTGCGAGGAATTCCCACTCGAACGAGTGCGTGGGCCATGTTTGGCGAGGGAATCCACTCGATCTCCTCGATGCATTCGGAATGATCAGTTCCGTAGTCCACAGGCCGACCCCACACCCTGTGGATAACTTGCCGGAGGCGCCCTCCCCTGTGGACAACGGCCCCCGAGTTCCGCACTCCACGGCACTCACGGGTCAATGAGGGGCGGCACTTGCCCCATTTCGGCGACCGGTATCCCGTTCATTGACGGATGTCGGCCCGGATTCACCGCATCTTTCCTCAATTCCGGCAATTCGGGCAAAGCGCCACACGATCAATATCAACTGGGGTGGCGGGAGTCCGCACCGGTAGCCTGGTGGGGTGATTGACCTTCGCCTGCTCCGTGAGGACCCCGACCGTGTTCGCGCCTCCCAGCGCGCCCGTGGAGAGGACGTCGAACTCGTCGACGCCCTGCTCTCCGCCGATGAGCGGCGCAGGTCGTCCGGCGTCCGCTTCGACGAACTCCGCTCCGAGCAGAAGTCGCTCGGCAAGCTCATCCCCAAGGCGTCTCCGGACGAGCGCACCGAGCTGCTGAAGAAGGCCGAACAGCTCAAGACCGACGTCAAGGCCGCCGAGGCCGAGCAGAACGAGGCCGACGAGGAGACCCGTCGGCTGCTGCTCCGGCTGGGCAATCTGATCCACCCGGACGTCCCCGTCGGCGGCGAGGAGGACTTCGTCGTCCTGGAGACGCACGGCACGATCCGCGACTTCGGCGCCGAGGGCTTCGAGCCCAAGGACCACCTGGAGCTCGGCGAGGCGCTCGGCGCCATCGACGTCGAGCGAGGGGCGAAGGTGTCGGGCTCGCGCTTCTACTACCTGACGGGTGTCGGCGCGCTCCTGGAGCTCGCCCTCGTCAACGCGGCGATCGCGCAGGCGACGGAGGCCGGCTTCATCCCGATGCTGACCCCGGCGCTGGTCCGGCCGCGCGCCATGGAGGGCACCGGCTTCCTGGGCCAGGCCGCGGAGAACGTGTACCACCTGGAGAAGGACGACTACTACCTGGTCGGCACCTCCGAGGTCCCGCTCGCGGCGTACCACATGGACGAGATCCTCGACGCCGACAAGCTGCCGCTGCGGTACGCGGGCTTCTCCCCGTGCTTCCGCCGCGAGGCCGGTACGTACGGCAAGGACACGCGTGGCATCTTCCGCGTCCACCAGTTCGACAAGGTCGAGATGTTCTCGTACATCGACCCGGACGACGCCGAGAACGAGCACAAGCGGCTGCTGGACTGGGAGAAGCAGTGGCTGACCGCCCTGGAGCTGCCGTTCCAGGTGATCGACGTCGCGTCGGGCGATCTGGGCGCGTCGGCGTCGCGGAAGTTCGACTGCGAGGCGTGGATCCCGACCCAGGGCAAGTACCGCGAGCTGACGTCGGCGTCCAACTGCGACGGGTTCCAGGCGCGCCGGCTGTCGGTGCGGATGCGTGACGGAAAGAAGGTCAAGCCGCTCGCGACGCTGAACGGCACGCTGTGCGCCGTGCCGCGCACGATCGTGGCGATCCTGGAGAACCACCAGCTGGCGGACGGTTCGGTGCGGGTGCCCGAGGTGCTCCGGCCGTACCTCGGTGGCCGTGAGGTCCTGGAGCCGATCGCCAAGTGAGCTTTCCGTACCGCCTGATCGCCACGGATCTCGACGGGACGCTGCTGCGCTCCGACGAAACGATCTCGGAGCGCACGCGCGACGCGCTCGCCGCCGCCACGGCGGCGGGCGCCGCGCACATCGTCGTCACGGGGCGGGCCGTCCCGTGGACCCGGCACATCCTGGACGACCTGGGCTATCAGGGCCTCGCGGTCTGCGGTCAGGGCGCGCAGGTGTACCACGCGGGCGAGCACAAGCTGCTGACGTCGGTGACCCTGGACCGGCAGCTCGCGGGGCTCGCGCTCTCGAAGCTGGAGGCGGAGGTCGGCCCGCTGGCCGTCGCGGCCAGCCGGGACGGCCTCGACGGGAACGTGATCGTCAGCCCCGGCTATCAGCTCCAGGAAGGCCCGCTGCCGGTCGTCCCGTTCGACGACCCGGCCGAGCTGTGGTCCGCGCCGTTGAACAAGCTCTACATCCAGCACCCGGGCCTCGACGACGACACGTTGACCCGCGTCGCCCGGCAGACGGTCGGCGGCCTGGTGGACGTGGTGATGGCGGGCGCCGGGATCGTCGAGATCCTCCCGCTCGGTCTGAGCAAGGCCACCGGGCTCTCCCTGGCGGCGCGCCGCCTGGGCGTGAAGTCCACGCAGACCATCGCGTTCGGCGACATGCCCAACGACATCCCCATGTTCGGCTGGGCGGCGCACGGCGTGGCCATGGCCAACGCCCACGACGAACTCAAGGCCGTGGCCCACGAGATCACGGCGTCGAACGAGCACGACGGCATCGCCGTGGTCCTGGAAGAGCTCATGCGCCGGTCGTGAGCGGCCGTTCCACCGGGATCGTGGGGCTCCGCACCGTGGGCACGGCACTCGGGGATGCCTTCAGGGTCAAGCCCGTCGGCAGCGTGCGGGCCCGCCCGTGGGACCCAAGGGGTTCCGGCCTCCTGCCGGAGGCGATACGCGGAGGATGCGCGGATCGAACGCGCGCGGGGTTGACCCCGACGACGGCTTAGCAAGCCGCTGCCTTACCACTCGGCCAATCCTCCGGGAGGGCGGCCCGCGCAGATGCGCGCTCGAAGCGGCCGCCCGGGCAGCATGCGGTCGGCGGCTCTACGGAGTCCGATGATTACTCCGAAGCCTGCCGTGCGCTGCCCTGCTGGGAGCTCGACGGACTCGTACTCTCGGTCATCGCCGCGCCCCTCCCCGGTCTCGAAACGGCTTCGTCGCACATGTGCGCGACTGCCAGAACCACTGTGCCCCGCCACGGCAGTTCCGTGCCACCGAATATCCGGCCTCAGTCCTTGTCCTTGCGCCGCCGCCACAGCCCTCGGCGCCGTCTGCGCGCCCGGCTCCAGAACCAGCCCGCCGGTGGTTCGTCGGACCGCCACGGCTGCGGCTCGGGCGCCGAGCCCCGCCACCGCGCGGCGAGCATCCGGGCCCGGGCGGACGGCTCGGCGGTCTCCGCGCCTCGTACGAAGTCCTCGTCGAGGACGGCCTTGTCCCAGGCGTCGTCCCGGGCGTGGTCCCGGGCCTCGTTCCGGGCGTCCTCCCCGGACTGCGGATCCTGCCCCGGATCCTGCCCCGGACCGTGTCCTGGATCGGGCCCCTCTCCCTGTCCCGGTTTCGGCTCCTCGGACATGGCGATTCCTCCTCTCCCCCAGTGTCCTCACGCACGCGTCAAACGCGTGTGAGAACGAGAACGCCCCCGGGAAGGCCCCTCGGGACCGTTCCCGGGGGCCGCCCCCGCCTGCTGTTCCTACTCCTCGCCCGCCAGCGTCAGCGTCCGCAGCTTCTGCCCGGCGTATCCCGTGGCCAGCAGCGTGACGCCCACGAGCAGCGCCACCGCGAGCGGCAGCCCCACATCGGAGGTGATCATCCCTTCGCCGCCGATCTTCTCGGCGAGGGCCAGCGACCACTGCTGGACGCTGAGTGTCCGCGCGCCCGGTACCAGGCTGCCGAAGAGCGTCTCCCACACCAGCGCGTAGACCAGACCGATGACGACCGCGTGCCGGCTGATCGTGCCGAGCAGCAGGAACAACGCGGCGTACGCGATCGACGCGACCAGCGCCGCGACGGTGTAGGCCATCGCGATCTGCTGTCCGTTGCCGTTGAGGATGTATCCGGCGATGAAGGTGGGGATCGCGGAGAACGCCATCGTCACGGCGATCGCCACGATCAGCTTGGTGATGATGATCGTCGGCCGCTTCACCGGCTTGGCCAGCAGATAGACGATCGAGCCGTCATCGATCTCGGGCCCGATCGCACCCGTGCCGGCGATCACACCGATCAGCGGCACCATCGTGGCGATGGCGAATCCGCCCAGCACGTCGGCGGCGATCTGGTCGTCCACCCCGTTGAAGGCCCGTACCGCAGCGGCGATGAGCAGCAGCAGCCCCGGGAGGATGAAGAGGACCGCAGCACGGCGACGGCCGAGAAGGGCCCGGTAGGTGAGCCGGGCGACTGTCGGGTTGTACATGTCGAAGGCTCCTTTCAGGCCTAGGCGGCAACGAGGTAGGAGAAGACCGACTCGAGGGACTCGTCCGAGGGCGAGACCGTCAGCAGCCGGATGGAGTGCTCACGGGCGACCTTCGGCAGCAGTTCCGTGAACCGCCCGAAGTCGACCGCCTGGATCCGCAACGCGCCCTCCTGGAGGTCCACTTCGATGCCGGCCGTCGACGGGTCGGCGATCAGCGCGGCGGCGAGTGCCCGGTCGTCGCTGGAGCGGACCAGGTAGCGGTGCGGCCGGTCGGTCATCAGCCGGCGGATCTTGCGGAAGTCGCCGCTCGCCGCGTGCCGTCCCGCGACGATCACCTCGATGTGCGAGGCGAGCTGCTCGACCTCCTCCAGGATGTGGGACGAGAACAGGACCGTGCGGCCCTCCGCGCCCATCCGCCGGAGCAGGTCCATGAGCTGCATGCGCTGGCGCGGGTCCATGCCGTTGAAGGGCTCGTCGAGGAGCAGCACGCTCGGGTCGTGCACGAGCGCGGACGCCATCTTCACGCGCTGGCGCATGCCCTTGCTGTACGTCGCGATCTTGCGGTCCTGCGCCGGCTCCATCTCCACCGTGGCCAGCGCGTGCTGGGCTTCCTTCGCGCCCAGTCCGTGCAGTTCGGCGTTGGCGACGACGAATTCCCGCCCCGTCAGGAAGTCGTACATCGCCTCGCGCTCGGGCACGACACCGATCTGCCGGTAGACCGTCTCGTTGCGCCAGATCGTCTGCCCGTCGAGGGTGACCGTGCCTGTGGAGGGGGCGAGGAATCCACCCATCATGTTGATGAGCGTGGACTTGCCGGCCCCGTTGGGTCCGAGGAGCCCGGTGACGCCCGGTCCGATGGTCATGGTCACGTCGTTGACGGCGACCACGTTGCCGAACCAGCGCGACGCGTGGTCGATGTTGATCGTTGTCACAGCCCGACCTTTCGGTAGCGGCGCATCAGGACGCCGTAGGAGCCGGCGATGAGCGCGAGGACGACCAGCAGATAGACCACGCCGGCCCCCGTCCCCGGCCCCTGCCCGCCCGGGTAGGAGGTGGTCGCGCCGAGGAAGGCGGTCTGCACTCCGTCGATGAGGGTGATGGGTGAGAAGAGGCCCAGCCACTCCACGACACCCTCGGACCCGGTCTCGTAGGCGATGGCCTGGAGCGTGGAGACCGCGCCGTAGGTGATCGTCAGGGTGGCGATGACGGCGGCGACGCCGAAGCCCCTGCGCGGGGTGAGCGCGGCCATGACGAGGCCGAGACCGCCGAAGAAGAGCGAGAGGAGTGCCACGGAGACCAGTCCCTGTGCGAATCCCTTGCTCTGCTCGGCGAAGTCCATCTTCGCCAGCAGCGAGCCGATGTAGAGGATCACCAGCGGGGTGGCGGTGAGGACGAACAGCGCCGAGGCCATCGCTCCGAGCTTGGCGAGGACGTAGTCGACGCGTTCGATGGGCCGCGAGAAGTACAGGGGCACGGTCTTGAAGCGCAGGTCCCGGGACACGGACTGGGGTGCCTGAGCGGCGAGGAAGAGGCCGATGACCGCCTGGGTGACGATCGCGTAGCGCGTGTAGTCGAGCGGCAGTTCCTTCATCTTCGTGGCCACCGCGACGGCGACGACGATCGCCGCCGGCACGCACATCACCGCGAAGAGGATCATCGGCAGCACCTTGGACTTGGCGGAGCGGCCGAGTCCGTAGGCGCCGCGCAGCGACTGTGTGTAGAGCGAGCGCCGCGCGTAGGCACGGCCGAGCCGGGCGCCGTCGTAGTTGCGGTATCCGATGTTGTGGATACGGGACGTCTCGGTGGTCATCGGACCGGCACCTCCATGGGCTGGGCCGCTGCCTCCGGGCGGAAGACCTCCGCGATGTGGTGGCGGCGCTGTTCCATCCGTACGAGGCCGAGGCCCAGGGCGGCGACGGTGTCGCGGACGGTGTCGTACGTCTCCTCGCCGGTCGCCTCCAGCAGCAGGATGTGGCCCGCTCCGGGCAGACCTTCCTCTACCCCGGCGTGCAGGGTGACGCCCGCGGCCGTCAGGGCCTCGCGGAGCGCGGCGGTCCCGTCGGGGTGGGTGTCGGAGTCGGTGACCTCGACCGCGAGGGTGGTCGTGATCTGGGTGAAGTCGCTGGTGGAGCTGGAGCGCAGCAGCCGGCCGCCGTCGACGACCACGACGTGGTCGCAGGTGCGTTCCAGCTCGCCGAGCAGATGGGACGTGACCAGGACCGAGATGCCGAAGTCCGTGTACACGCGGCGGATCAGGCCGAGCATCTCGTCGCGGCCGACCGGGTCGAGGCCGTTGGTCGGCTCGTCGAGGAGGACCAGCTGGGGGTCGTGGACGAGGGCCTGCGCGAGTTTGACGCGCTGCTTCATGCCGGTCGAGTAGCCGCCGATGGGGCGGTACCGCTCCTCGTAGAGGCCGACGTGGCGCAGGGTGTCGGCGGTGCGCTCGCGCGCCGCGGTCGGCGGGAGTCCGGACATGCGCGCCATGTGGACGACGAACTCGGTGGCCGAGACGTCGGGCGGCAGACAGTCGTGCTCGGGCATGTAGCCGACGCGCTCACGGATGACGGCACCGGAGGTGGTGACGTCGAGGCCGAGCACTTCGGCACGGCCTTCCGTGGCGGGGGACAGACCCAGCAGGATCTTGATCAGTGTGGACTTGCCGGCTCCGTTGGCGCCCACGAGTCCGGTCACACCGGGCCCGATGTCCAGGGAGAGCCGGTCAAGCGCGGTCACCCGGGGGAACCGCTTGCTCAGGCTTTCGGTCACGATCACAGTCACGTTTCGAAGGTAGTGGCGCACACCACAGGGGGCGTCAACCCTGGCGGCTGGTTCCGCATCCGACTCCAGGCGTACGGACCCGTAGGGGGCAACTCCGGAGGAGGACCTGCGGGGCCCTGCCGCGGGCCCGGCGTCGGGGTTGTCCACAGGCCGGTGCGGGGCTCTTGACGCAGCCGCCGGGCATTGTCACATTCATCAGTGTCAAGTTACGAGCACGTACCGCACACGAAAACGGGACGGGACGGGTGGCATGACCTCAGCAGTGACGAGGGAACGAACCGCGGAGCTGCGGGGGTTCCGGGAAGTGCAGCGCCTGGCCTACGAGTGCGCGGAGGCCGTCGCGGCGCAGCTGGGGCCCGGGGTGACCGAGCGCGAGGCCGCCCGGATGCAGCGTGAGTGGCTTCGCGAGCGCGGTGTGCGGGACTGGTTCCATCTGCCCTTCGCCTGGTTCGGCGACCGTACGGCGTTCGCCGGCTTCCGGATACCGCTGCAGTTCTTCCCCACCGGCCGGAGGCTGGAGGCGGGCATGCCCTTCATCCTCGACATGGCGCCGGTCTTCAAGGGCTTCACGGCCGACGTCGGCTATTCGGGCTGCCTTGGACCGCACCCCCTGCACGACAGGCTCCTCGCCGATCTCCGGGCGCATCGCGAGCTGATCCTGCGCGAGGTGCGCGAGCGCCGTTCCCTGCGCGAGATCTACGAGGACGTGGACCGGCTGATGGTCCGGCAGGGGTACGCCAATCGGCATCGGGAGTATCCGTTCGGCGTCATCGCCCACAAGGTGGACCGGGTCGGGGAGCGACGGTGGTCGCCGACGCTGTTCGGTTTCGGCACCCAGTCGCTGAAGGGGCTCGCGAGCGACGCGCTGCACGGCCACCGGGACGGCTGGTCACCGCTGTGGTCGCCGTACCGGTTCTCCGACCATCCGCCGCGGCCGGGGCTCTGGGCGGTGGAGCCGCATCTCGGCTTCCGTGGGACGGGCGCGAAGTTCGAGGAGATCCTGGTGGTCACGGACTCGAAGGACCCGGAGCAGAGCGCGTTCTGGCTGGATGACGATCTGCCGCATGTGCGCCGCTGGGCCGAGGAGGAAGCGGCGTCGGCGAGGCACCGGGCGGGCGGAGAAGCGAGCAGGAGGGATTCGTGAGCGTGGGGATCGAGGGCGCGCGCGAGCGTCGGGTGCGTACGGGCGGGATCGAGCTGTGCGTCGCCGAGCTCGGCGACGAGACGCAGCCGACGGTGGTGCTGGTGCACGGCTATCCGGACAGCAAGGAGGTGTGGTCCGAGGTCGCGTCCAGGCTGGCGAAGCGTTTCCATGTGGTGGTGTACGACGTCCGCGGGCACGGCCGCTCGACGGCTCCGGTGCCGCTGCGCGGCGGTTTCACGCTGGAGAAGCTGACGGACGACTTCCTGGCGGTCGCGGACGCGGTCAGCCCGGATCGTCCGGTGCATCTGGTGGGGCACGACTGGGGCTCGGTGCAGTCCTGGGAGTTCGTGACGGTGAAGCGGACCGAGGGGCGGATCGCCTCGTTCACCTCGATGTCCGGGCCGTCGCTGGACCACTTCGGGCACTGGATCAAGCAGCGCATGACCCGGCCCACCCCGCGCCGGGTGGGCCAGCTTCTCGGCCAGGGCGCCAAGTCCTGGTACGTGTACATGCTGCATACGCCGGTGCTGCCGGAGCTCGCGTGGCGCGGGCCGCTCGGCAGGCAATGGCCGAAGATCCTGCAGCGCATCGAGAAGGTGCCGGGCGGCGACTATCCGACGGCGTCGCTGCCGTCCGACGCGGCGCACGGCGCCTGGCTCTACCGGGACAATGTCCGGGCCCGGCTGCGGCGGCCCCGCTCCGACGCGTACGCGCACGTCCCGGTCCAGCTGATCACACCCACCGGTGACGCTTTCCTTTCCGAGCGGCTCTACGACGATCTGGCCGTGTGGGCCCCGAAGTTGGTGCGCCGGACGCTGCCGGCCAAGCACTGGGTTCCGCGCACGCGACCGGACCAGCTGGCTTCGTGGATCACCGAGTTCGTGACGGCCCACGAGGAGGGCGGGCCGGCCTGGCAGGCTCCCGCGATCACGGCGTCCGGCCGGTATGTGGAGCGGTTCGGTGGGCAGTTGGTGCTGGTGACGGGCGCGGCCAGCGGCATCGGGCGGGCCACGGCCTTCGCCTTCGCCGAGGTGGGCGCGCGGATCGTCGCCGTGGACCGGGACGGTGAAGGCGCCGCCAGGACCGCCGAGATGTGCCGGCTGATCGGCGCGCCCGCGGCCTGGCCGGAGACGGTGGACGTCGCCGACGAGGCGGCGATGGAGAAGCTCGCCGGGAAGGTCGCCGCCGAGTACGGCGTCGTGGATGTGCTGGTCAACAACGCCGGGATCGGTCTTTCCGGTTCGTTCTTCGACACGACGAGCGAGGACTGGCGCAAGGTCCTCGACGTCAATCTGTGGGGCGTGATCCACGGCTGCCGCGTCTTCGGCAGGCAGATGGCGGAGCGGGGCCAGGGCGGCCACATCGTGAACACGGCCTCGGCTGCGGCCTATCAGCCCTCCAAGGCCCTTCCCGCGTACGCGACGTCGAAGGCGGCGGTGCTGATGCTCAGCGAGTGTCTGCGGGCGGAGCTGGCCGGACAGGGCATCGGCGTCTCGGCGATCTGCCCGGGCATCGTGAACACGAACATCACCGCGACCGCGCGCTTCGCCGGGGTCTCGGAGGAGGAGCAGCAGCGCCGGCAGAAGAAGACCTCACGGCTGTACGGGCTGCGCAACTATCCGCCGGAGAGGGTCGCCGAGGCGGTCCTGCGCGCGGTGGTGGACAACCGGGCGGTGGTGCCGGTGACCCCGGAGGCCCGTGGTGCCCGTCTTCTGTCCCGTTTCAGCCCCGGGGCGCTGCGTGCGATAGCCAGGTTGGAGCCCCCGCTGTGAGCGGCCATGATGTGGTCTCGCCGCGAAGGCTCTGCCCGCCGGGCGGAGCCGCCGCGAAGCAGGGCGTCATGGGGCAGTGAGGAGTGGCCGTGTCCGGGGAGCATGCAGCGGAGTACCGGATCGAGGACCTCGCGCATCACAGCGGTGCGACGGTCCGGACGATCCGCGCCTACCAGGACCGCGGACTGCTGCCCAAGCCGGTGCGTCGCGGCCGGGCCAATGTGTACGGGGACTCTCATCTGGCCCGGCTGCGGCAGATCGCCGATCTCCTCGACCGGGGATACACCCTGGCCTCGATCAAGGAGTTGCTGGAGGCCTGGGACGCGGGGCGCGGTCTGGGCGGGGTGCTCGGGCTGGTCGCCGAGGTCCACGGCCCGTGGACGGACGAGGAGGCGGACCGGATCACCCGCGCCGAGCTGTACGAGACCTTCGGAGGGAAGCCGGACGAGGAGGCGATCACCGAGGCGGTGGAGCTCGGCGTGCTGGAGCGCGTCCCCGGACGGGACGACGAGTTCCTGGTTCCGAGCCCTCAAGAACTGGCGGTCGCGGCCGAGTTGTTCGCGGCGGGGGTTCCGCTGGCCGCAATCTCCGGACATCTACGGGAACTTCGCGGCCAGGTGG includes:
- the efeB gene encoding iron uptake transporter deferrochelatase/peroxidase subunit, with the protein product MSDIEISRRRLLGTVGAAGATGIALGAVSGAAGYVAAAGDPATALATVGSASEAFHGEHQAGITTPLQSRGHLIAFDLAPGAGRKEAVALMRRWSATAARLMAGEPAGDGDTGVALDAGPSSLTLTFGFGRTFFDRTKLTARRPVALDPLPAFSSDQLDPRRSDGDLWVQIGADDALVAFHALRAVQKDAGEAARVRWQMNGFNRSPGATAEPMTARNLMGQVDGTRNPKPSEADFDRRIFVPSAGAEGPYAWMAGGSYAVVRRIRMLLDDWEKLPLKEQEQVIGRRKSDGAPLTGGSETTELDLDRTGPDGTLVIPANAHARISAPEQNAGAAMLRRPYSYHDGIAADGTPDAGLLFVCWQADPLRGFVPVQRKLDRGDALSPFIRHEASGLFAVPGGPGSGEYVGQRLLES
- the pheA gene encoding prephenate dehydratase, giving the protein MSATRYTYLGPEGTFTEAALRTLPEAATRELVPMVSVPAALDAVRNGEAAAALVPIENSVEGGVTATLDELASGEPLMIYREVLLPITFALLVRPGTKLSDVKTVTGHPVAQPQVRNWLRAHLPDALWESAASNADGARLVQEGRFDAAFAGEFAAATYGLEALVTEIHDAQNAETRFVLVGRPARPAAPTGADKTSVVIWQRDDHPGALLELLQEFAVRGVNLMLLQSRPTGAGIGNYCFAIDAEGHVSDRRVGEALMGLKRICPQVRFLGSYPQAGVSASGSTGRTPRPGTSDAEFVAAADWLARCQDGRA
- the serS gene encoding serine--tRNA ligase — its product is MIDLRLLREDPDRVRASQRARGEDVELVDALLSADERRRSSGVRFDELRSEQKSLGKLIPKASPDERTELLKKAEQLKTDVKAAEAEQNEADEETRRLLLRLGNLIHPDVPVGGEEDFVVLETHGTIRDFGAEGFEPKDHLELGEALGAIDVERGAKVSGSRFYYLTGVGALLELALVNAAIAQATEAGFIPMLTPALVRPRAMEGTGFLGQAAENVYHLEKDDYYLVGTSEVPLAAYHMDEILDADKLPLRYAGFSPCFRREAGTYGKDTRGIFRVHQFDKVEMFSYIDPDDAENEHKRLLDWEKQWLTALELPFQVIDVASGDLGASASRKFDCEAWIPTQGKYRELTSASNCDGFQARRLSVRMRDGKKVKPLATLNGTLCAVPRTIVAILENHQLADGSVRVPEVLRPYLGGREVLEPIAK
- a CDS encoding HAD family hydrolase — translated: MSFPYRLIATDLDGTLLRSDETISERTRDALAAATAAGAAHIVVTGRAVPWTRHILDDLGYQGLAVCGQGAQVYHAGEHKLLTSVTLDRQLAGLALSKLEAEVGPLAVAASRDGLDGNVIVSPGYQLQEGPLPVVPFDDPAELWSAPLNKLYIQHPGLDDDTLTRVARQTVGGLVDVVMAGAGIVEILPLGLSKATGLSLAARRLGVKSTQTIAFGDMPNDIPMFGWAAHGVAMANAHDELKAVAHEITASNEHDGIAVVLEELMRRS
- a CDS encoding SGM_3592 family protein is translated as MSEEPKPGQGEGPDPGHGPGQDPGQDPQSGEDARNEARDHARDDAWDKAVLDEDFVRGAETAEPSARARMLAARWRGSAPEPQPWRSDEPPAGWFWSRARRRRRGLWRRRKDKD
- a CDS encoding ABC transporter permease subunit, whose translation is MYNPTVARLTYRALLGRRRAAVLFILPGLLLLIAAAVRAFNGVDDQIAADVLGGFAIATMVPLIGVIAGTGAIGPEIDDGSIVYLLAKPVKRPTIIITKLIVAIAVTMAFSAIPTFIAGYILNGNGQQIAMAYTVAALVASIAYAALFLLLGTISRHAVVIGLVYALVWETLFGSLVPGARTLSVQQWSLALAEKIGGEGMITSDVGLPLAVALLVGVTLLATGYAGQKLRTLTLAGEE